In Prosthecochloris sp. GSB1, the following proteins share a genomic window:
- a CDS encoding UDP-glucose dehydrogenase family protein has product MKITIFGSGYVGLVTGACFAEVGNDVLCVDIDENKIERLKRGEIPIYEPGLEDMVVENSREGRLRFTTDVEEGVKFGLFQFIAVGTPPDEDGSADLSHVLSVAESIGAHMEDYRIVVDKSTVPVGTADMVGRKIRSVLDERGVSIDFDVVSNPEFLKEGDAISDFMKPERIVVGVDNPRTKELLRTLYAPFNRSHERFIAMDVRSAEMTKYAANAMLATKISFMNEIANIAERVGADVEAVRRGIGSDSRIGFSFIYPGVGYGGSCFPKDVQALERTARKYGYSARILEAVEAVNADQKGSLFEKMHVHFNGDMKGKTIALWGLAFKPNTDDMREAPSRRLMELLWNAGAIVQAFDPVAMEEAARIFGDREDFRLVENQDEALNGADALAVVTEWMAFRSPDFEEVKKMLNAPVIFDGRNIYNPDYLEQLGFTYYSIGRQSRGNGGGL; this is encoded by the coding sequence ATGAAGATTACCATTTTTGGTTCGGGTTATGTCGGCCTTGTGACAGGTGCGTGTTTTGCCGAAGTGGGCAACGATGTTCTGTGCGTCGATATCGACGAGAACAAGATCGAACGTCTCAAGAGGGGAGAGATTCCTATCTACGAACCCGGTCTGGAAGACATGGTGGTCGAAAACAGCAGGGAGGGTCGTCTCAGGTTTACCACGGATGTCGAGGAAGGTGTAAAGTTCGGACTTTTCCAGTTTATCGCCGTCGGTACGCCGCCGGACGAGGACGGTTCGGCCGATCTCAGCCATGTCCTGAGCGTCGCTGAAAGCATAGGCGCTCACATGGAGGATTACCGCATCGTCGTCGACAAGTCGACGGTTCCCGTCGGCACGGCGGACATGGTCGGGCGCAAGATCCGTTCGGTGCTCGACGAGCGCGGGGTGTCGATCGATTTCGATGTGGTCTCCAATCCGGAGTTTTTGAAGGAAGGTGATGCGATAAGCGATTTCATGAAGCCCGAGCGCATTGTCGTCGGCGTGGACAATCCGCGCACCAAAGAGCTTCTTCGCACGCTTTACGCTCCGTTCAACCGGAGTCACGAACGCTTCATCGCCATGGATGTCCGTTCCGCCGAAATGACGAAATACGCAGCCAACGCCATGCTGGCAACGAAGATCAGTTTCATGAACGAAATCGCCAATATCGCGGAAAGGGTCGGCGCGGATGTAGAGGCCGTGAGGAGGGGAATCGGTTCGGATTCGAGAATCGGTTTCTCCTTTATTTATCCGGGGGTCGGCTACGGAGGTTCGTGCTTCCCGAAAGATGTTCAGGCCCTGGAGCGCACCGCAAGGAAATACGGCTATTCTGCCCGTATCCTCGAAGCCGTCGAAGCTGTCAACGCGGACCAGAAAGGCTCGCTGTTCGAAAAGATGCATGTCCATTTCAACGGCGATATGAAGGGGAAAACCATTGCGCTGTGGGGTCTTGCTTTCAAGCCGAACACCGACGATATGCGCGAGGCGCCCAGCCGCAGGCTCATGGAATTGCTCTGGAACGCGGGCGCGATCGTCCAGGCCTTCGATCCGGTCGCGATGGAAGAAGCCGCCCGCATTTTCGGCGATCGTGAGGATTTCCGCCTGGTCGAGAACCAGGATGAGGCACTGAATGGCGCCGACGCGCTCGCGGTCGTTACCGAATGGATGGCATTCCGGAGCCCTGATTTCGAGGAGGTCAAGAAAATGCTCAATGCGCCGGTTATTTTCGACGGGCGCAATATCTACAACCCGGATTACCTGGAGCAACTCGGTTTCACCTATTATTCGATAGGCCGTCAGTCAAGAGGGAACGGCGGAGGACTATAA
- a CDS encoding sulfide-dependent adenosine diphosphate thiazole synthase: MEEKISKSIIKSFFHKLEDSLSVDVAIVGAGPSGLIAARELARAGKKVAVFESKLAPGGGVWGGGMLFNEIVFQEHISDILDEYSINHTSTGDGYVTADAVEVASALIYGAVHAGVRIFNAMKVEDLVMRDEKVCGVVINWNPVARLEMHVDPLVVMSRAVLDGTGHPSELISLASNKAGISLETPTGRVMGEKPMWMENGENTTVLNTKRLFPGLYASGMAANNAMGGFRMGPIFGGMFLSGKKVAGLILEDID; encoded by the coding sequence ATGGAAGAAAAGATTTCCAAGTCAATCATCAAGAGCTTTTTTCATAAGCTGGAAGATTCTCTCTCCGTCGACGTGGCTATTGTCGGAGCAGGTCCATCCGGCCTGATCGCGGCAAGGGAACTGGCTCGGGCCGGCAAGAAAGTCGCCGTGTTCGAAAGCAAGCTCGCTCCGGGCGGCGGCGTATGGGGCGGAGGCATGCTCTTCAACGAAATCGTCTTTCAGGAACATATCTCGGATATTCTCGACGAATACTCCATCAACCATACATCCACCGGCGACGGTTACGTCACCGCTGACGCCGTGGAGGTCGCCAGCGCTCTCATTTACGGCGCCGTCCATGCGGGCGTTCGTATCTTCAACGCCATGAAGGTCGAGGACCTGGTCATGCGCGACGAAAAGGTTTGCGGTGTCGTCATCAACTGGAACCCGGTTGCGAGGCTCGAAATGCATGTCGATCCGCTCGTCGTCATGTCCCGGGCGGTGCTCGACGGCACGGGACATCCTTCGGAGCTTATCAGCCTCGCCAGCAACAAGGCGGGAATCTCCCTCGAAACCCCCACGGGCAGGGTTATGGGCGAAAAGCCCATGTGGATGGAAAACGGCGAAAACACGACCGTACTCAACACCAAAAGGCTGTTCCCCGGTCTCTATGCCTCCGGCATGGCCGCCAACAACGCCATGGGCGGATTCAGGATGGGACCGATTTTCGGCGGCATGTTCCTCAGCGGAAAAAAGGTCGCGGGGCTTATCCTCGAGGATATCGATTGA
- the thiD gene encoding bifunctional hydroxymethylpyrimidine kinase/phosphomethylpyrimidine kinase, with translation MTATRYSTVLTIAGSDGSGGAGIQADLKTIAALGCYGLSVITGVTAQNTTGVVDSFALPAAFVERQFDVLAEDITIDAVKIGMLSTEETVLTVARIIRRRIRVPVVLDTVLSSSSGMPLLEDQAVEAMKRELFPLVSLITPNLRESALLAGTGAVPSSRSEMEETAARLLQEGACAVLVKGGHLSGNACDDFLLSETGGDWFQSPRITTTNTHGTGCTLSSSIAACLAKGSELRDAVLKGKRYTHEALRAGARFSLGKGHGPLHHFFGSDL, from the coding sequence ATGACCGCCACACGATACAGCACAGTGCTGACGATCGCCGGATCGGACGGTAGCGGAGGCGCCGGCATCCAGGCGGACCTGAAAACGATCGCGGCTCTCGGCTGCTACGGACTCAGCGTCATCACGGGTGTAACCGCGCAGAACACGACCGGCGTCGTCGACTCGTTCGCTCTCCCTGCGGCTTTCGTGGAACGGCAGTTCGACGTGCTCGCCGAGGATATAACGATCGACGCCGTGAAAATAGGCATGCTGTCGACCGAGGAGACCGTACTGACGGTCGCGAGGATAATCCGCCGCCGCATCCGGGTGCCGGTCGTCCTCGATACGGTCCTGAGCTCTTCTAGCGGCATGCCTCTTCTGGAAGACCAGGCGGTGGAGGCCATGAAAAGGGAGCTCTTCCCTCTCGTTTCGCTGATAACGCCGAACCTGAGGGAATCGGCGTTGCTTGCCGGAACCGGGGCCGTTCCGTCCTCCCGTTCGGAAATGGAAGAGACGGCCGCTCGACTGCTGCAGGAAGGCGCTTGCGCCGTTCTTGTCAAGGGCGGACATCTTTCGGGAAACGCCTGTGATGATTTTCTGCTGTCGGAAACAGGCGGAGATTGGTTCCAGTCGCCCAGAATAACCACCACGAACACTCACGGAACGGGCTGCACACTCTCCTCGTCGATAGCGGCCTGCCTCGCGAAGGGTTCAGAGCTACGCGACGCCGTCCTGAAAGGAAAACGCTATACCCATGAAGCATTGAGGGCCGGCGCTCGGTTTTCTCTCGGAAAAGGCCACGGCCCCCTGCATCATTTCTTTGGCAGCGACTTATAG
- the thiE gene encoding thiamine phosphate synthase: MPEKGMLCCITPEDGDPLAYAETVLSGGADMIQLRRKNASGRELCEWAVRLQGLCKRRGALFIVNDRLDIALASDADGVHLGQEDVPAAGARTLLGKGKILGVSTSSAEEAAQAVKDGADYIGFGHVYPTPSKQKSSEPAGIARLKTVTAAIDVPVIAIGGITEENIDDVTAAGAYGIAVISAVSGAADPVSAVRRLRQGINPAHS; this comes from the coding sequence ATGCCAGAAAAAGGAATGCTCTGCTGCATCACGCCCGAAGACGGTGATCCGCTCGCTTATGCAGAAACGGTCCTTTCGGGAGGAGCGGACATGATTCAGCTCCGACGCAAGAACGCATCGGGAAGGGAGCTGTGCGAATGGGCCGTTCGTCTGCAGGGCCTCTGCAAGAGGCGGGGAGCCCTTTTCATCGTCAACGACCGCCTCGACATCGCTCTTGCATCTGACGCGGACGGCGTCCATCTCGGCCAGGAGGACGTTCCGGCGGCCGGGGCGAGAACACTGCTCGGAAAGGGAAAAATCCTCGGCGTATCGACCTCTTCGGCGGAAGAAGCCGCGCAAGCCGTGAAGGATGGGGCTGACTATATCGGGTTCGGCCACGTCTATCCCACGCCGTCCAAGCAGAAATCCAGCGAACCTGCCGGCATCGCGCGCCTCAAGACGGTTACCGCCGCAATAGACGTACCCGTTATCGCCATCGGCGGCATCACCGAGGAAAACATTGACGACGTAACTGCTGCGGGCGCCTATGGCATCGCGGTGATTTCGGCCGTTTCAGGAGCGGCCGATCCCGTTTCGGCTGTCCGTCGTCTCCGGCAAGGAATCAACCCGGCCCACTCATGA
- a CDS encoding thiamine phosphate synthase: protein MAAEQKILPRLYMVTDGRGLHGGPSSLPDLVRRVASRLPVIVQLREKQLTGLELLALALALRNEIRLGTSSLLCVNERTDIALLCGADGVHFPETSCPVNMAMAPARGLISGKSSHSLQSALEAESEGVDYLFFGPVFETPSKKPFGPPKGLEELGRVCVNVSVPVFAIGGMSPERARRCLDEGAYGVAAISAFSSKGVLEETLDAFESVLAQ from the coding sequence ATGGCCGCCGAACAAAAGATTCTCCCCCGGCTGTACATGGTCACCGACGGCCGGGGGCTTCACGGCGGTCCGTCTTCCCTGCCTGACCTTGTGCGCCGGGTCGCTTCGCGCCTGCCGGTTATCGTCCAGCTCAGGGAAAAACAGTTGACCGGCCTTGAGCTTTTAGCGCTGGCGCTTGCATTGCGCAACGAAATCAGACTCGGGACATCTTCCCTGCTCTGCGTCAACGAACGCACGGACATAGCCCTCCTCTGCGGGGCGGACGGCGTGCATTTTCCAGAAACGTCATGCCCGGTGAACATGGCCATGGCGCCGGCTCGGGGCCTGATATCAGGAAAAAGCTCCCATTCGCTTCAATCCGCCCTCGAGGCTGAATCCGAAGGCGTCGACTACCTTTTTTTCGGTCCGGTATTCGAAACGCCTTCGAAAAAACCTTTCGGTCCGCCGAAAGGCCTGGAAGAGCTCGGCAGGGTCTGTGTGAACGTATCCGTGCCGGTTTTCGCCATAGGCGGAATGAGTCCTGAACGCGCCCGCCGATGTCTCGACGAAGGCGCCTACGGTGTAGCGGCCATATCCGCTTTCTCCAGCAAAGGAGTGCTCGAAGAAACTCTCGACGCATTCGAATCGGTTCTCGCGCAATGA
- a CDS encoding DUF192 domain-containing protein encodes MRHTSIIILLLTISLTSLHADESAKSSKIKAIVYLKGNRLDVEIADTPEKRKKGLMGRRLLGKNEGMLFAYDDSSIRHFWMKNTVIHLDIAFMDRHMVIGSVVSTGALNDSATVYSSSAPARYVLEVNRGWLERNGIAPGDTMRWAKTGCEP; translated from the coding sequence ATGCGCCATACAAGCATAATCATACTGCTTTTAACGATAAGCTTAACATCATTACATGCAGATGAATCGGCAAAAAGCAGTAAGATAAAAGCGATCGTTTACCTGAAAGGCAACCGGCTTGACGTTGAAATTGCCGACACGCCGGAAAAGCGAAAAAAAGGGCTGATGGGAAGAAGATTGCTCGGGAAAAACGAGGGGATGCTATTCGCCTACGATGACAGTTCCATCAGGCATTTCTGGATGAAGAACACCGTTATTCACCTTGACATCGCGTTCATGGACCGGCATATGGTGATTGGCTCGGTCGTTTCAACCGGAGCGCTGAACGACTCCGCCACCGTCTACAGTTCGTCAGCTCCCGCACGCTATGTACTCGAGGTCAACCGGGGCTGGCTGGAGCGCAACGGCATCGCACCGGGCGATACGATGCGGTGGGCAAAAACGGGCTGTGAACCATGA
- a CDS encoding dicarboxylate/amino acid:cation symporter yields the protein MKNNGLLAGIVAGIAAGSLLGGFAPEAGTAVSFIGHLFIRFLMMLVVPLVVAAMVSGVCKLGDVRKLGPLGLRTVFYYLSTTALSVITGIVLVLTIHPGKLSSPEEQVSARGGLTLPDVTYRIEGNRLYLENHRLPKEFSASHTICLNDQQAVGRIVSHLRSRTEHFEVSGWRQKNGKAATVSPQGKGITIDRPLDERFSGEERSIVDILREVLEGLVPSNLFRAMAENDILPIITFSLLLGAVLSTLGEQGRPVIDFFQSLNEAIMKLVHLVMYVAPVGIGALIAGRLGDAGGFAGFLPELLKLGSYTLTVIAGLLIHALVTLPLLLKLFGKTGVAGFAKNTSPALLTAFSTASSAATLPLTVECAEEKNGVSPRTAGFVLPLGATINMDGTALYEAVAVIFIAQINGITLGIPELSIVFLTATLAAVGAAGIPEAGLVTMVLVLKAVGLPVEGIALILAVDWFLDRCRTTVNVWGDSVGARIIDRYANNMNDGAR from the coding sequence TTGAAAAACAACGGACTGCTTGCCGGGATCGTTGCAGGCATAGCGGCGGGATCACTGCTCGGCGGCTTCGCTCCCGAAGCCGGGACGGCTGTTAGCTTCATAGGCCATCTTTTCATACGTTTTCTCATGATGCTCGTCGTTCCGCTGGTCGTGGCGGCCATGGTGAGCGGCGTATGCAAACTGGGTGACGTCAGGAAACTCGGCCCTCTCGGCCTCAGGACGGTTTTCTACTATCTCTCGACGACCGCCCTTTCGGTCATAACAGGCATCGTGCTCGTGCTGACGATCCATCCAGGAAAACTTTCTTCACCCGAAGAACAGGTCTCGGCAAGAGGCGGCCTCACCCTGCCTGACGTAACCTACAGGATCGAAGGCAACCGGCTCTATCTCGAAAACCATCGACTTCCGAAGGAATTCTCCGCTTCCCATACGATCTGTCTCAACGACCAGCAGGCGGTTGGACGCATCGTTTCTCACCTGAGAAGCAGGACGGAGCATTTCGAAGTATCCGGGTGGCGGCAGAAAAACGGCAAAGCCGCAACGGTTTCCCCCCAGGGAAAGGGCATAACGATAGACAGGCCTCTCGATGAACGTTTTTCCGGGGAGGAAAGAAGCATTGTCGACATACTCAGAGAGGTGCTCGAGGGCCTCGTCCCGTCGAACCTCTTCAGGGCGATGGCAGAAAACGACATTCTGCCGATCATCACTTTCTCCCTGCTCCTCGGCGCCGTGCTTTCGACGCTCGGCGAACAGGGACGTCCCGTCATCGACTTTTTCCAGAGCCTCAACGAAGCGATCATGAAACTCGTACATCTCGTGATGTATGTCGCTCCGGTCGGCATCGGGGCGCTGATTGCCGGACGGCTGGGCGATGCCGGAGGATTCGCCGGCTTCCTTCCCGAACTCCTGAAACTCGGCAGTTACACCCTGACGGTGATCGCCGGACTCCTCATCCACGCGCTCGTCACCCTGCCCCTCCTGCTGAAACTGTTCGGAAAAACCGGTGTGGCCGGCTTCGCGAAAAACACCTCTCCTGCACTGCTCACGGCGTTTTCGACCGCTTCGAGTGCAGCCACGCTGCCTCTGACCGTCGAATGCGCAGAGGAAAAAAACGGCGTTTCGCCGAGAACCGCCGGATTCGTGCTTCCCCTCGGGGCAACGATCAACATGGACGGAACGGCGCTTTACGAAGCCGTCGCCGTCATCTTCATAGCCCAGATAAACGGCATCACGCTGGGCATCCCCGAACTATCGATAGTCTTCCTTACCGCGACACTGGCCGCGGTAGGCGCCGCCGGCATACCGGAGGCGGGCCTGGTGACAATGGTGCTGGTGCTCAAGGCGGTAGGTCTGCCCGTTGAGGGAATTGCACTCATCCTTGCCGTCGACTGGTTCCTCGACCGCTGCAGAACCACGGTAAACGTCTGGGGAGACAGCGTTGGAGCGAGGATTATCGACCGATACGCGAACAACATGAACGACGGGGCCCGTTAA
- a CDS encoding RidA family protein, giving the protein MSEVEARLEKAGLYLPAMPVPAGIYQPAIRSGDFVFTSGQLPLVEGELSAVNGGKGKVNEINQALAAHAARLATLNALAAVKSVLGDLDKVRQVVKLTVYVASESFFANQHIVANGASAVLYEAFGEGGGHARSAVGVAELPLDASVELELVVSCR; this is encoded by the coding sequence ATGTCAGAAGTCGAGGCAAGGCTCGAAAAAGCCGGGCTTTACCTGCCGGCCATGCCCGTTCCCGCCGGTATCTACCAGCCCGCGATCCGTTCCGGGGATTTTGTGTTCACTTCCGGCCAGTTGCCCCTGGTTGAAGGCGAGCTGTCAGCCGTTAATGGGGGGAAAGGCAAAGTGAACGAGATAAACCAGGCCCTTGCCGCCCATGCCGCCCGATTGGCGACGCTCAACGCCCTGGCGGCCGTCAAGAGCGTTCTTGGGGATCTCGACAAGGTCAGGCAGGTCGTGAAACTCACGGTCTACGTGGCCAGCGAGTCGTTTTTCGCAAACCAGCACATCGTGGCAAACGGAGCGTCTGCGGTACTCTATGAAGCTTTCGGAGAGGGGGGGGGGCATGCCCGGAGCGCGGTCGGAGTAGCCGAACTACCTCTCGACGCAAGCGTGGAGCTGGAACTCGTCGTATCGTGCCGCTGA
- a CDS encoding Cbp1 family collagen-binding glycoprotein adhesin — MAIVYPYRPLISVFVLLLMVLQGCADKKKTADEQLRHVDSVMVILTEVQKNLSRIQQKEAVVERLSTDIEKRRQKTPGQVGKDIYTSIRFIDSTLAASRDLIARLEKENRDSAYRLRSVDRLAVELRGAVDEKDREIRELKAEVQRLDTRVSELLETVDVLDEFILEQEDDRSFAYYIAGTYDDLRKKGILAKTGNPLVGIFDRGYRLAPDFDLGDFKRIDIYETKDLFFEKPAENLRIVTPHSTGSYEVVSGKNSALLLISDQPEFWKKSRCLVIVTDD; from the coding sequence ATGGCTATAGTTTACCCGTATCGCCCTTTGATCTCGGTGTTCGTGCTGCTGCTCATGGTTCTCCAGGGATGCGCCGACAAAAAAAAGACGGCCGACGAACAGCTCCGGCACGTCGATTCAGTCATGGTCATTCTTACCGAGGTTCAGAAGAACCTCAGCCGGATTCAGCAGAAGGAGGCTGTCGTCGAGAGGCTTTCCACCGACATCGAGAAAAGGCGGCAAAAGACCCCGGGACAGGTCGGAAAGGATATCTATACGAGTATCCGCTTCATTGACTCCACGCTCGCCGCGAGCAGGGACCTTATCGCCCGCCTCGAAAAGGAAAACAGGGATTCCGCCTACCGGCTCAGGTCGGTGGACCGGCTCGCGGTCGAACTTCGCGGAGCTGTCGACGAAAAGGATCGGGAGATCCGGGAACTGAAAGCCGAGGTGCAGCGACTCGATACCAGGGTTTCGGAACTGCTCGAGACCGTCGATGTGCTCGACGAATTCATTCTGGAACAGGAAGACGACCGTTCGTTCGCCTACTATATCGCGGGAACGTATGACGATCTGCGCAAGAAAGGCATTCTCGCAAAAACGGGCAACCCGCTGGTCGGCATTTTCGACCGTGGATACCGCCTCGCGCCGGATTTCGACCTTGGAGACTTCAAAAGGATAGATATTTACGAGACGAAGGACCTGTTTTTCGAAAAGCCTGCCGAAAACCTCCGGATCGTCACTCCTCACAGCACCGGCTCCTATGAGGTCGTCAGCGGAAAGAATTCCGCGCTGCTTCTGATCAGTGATCAGCCTGAATTCTGGAAAAAATCCCGGTGTCTCGTGATCGTGACCGACGATTAA